The following proteins are co-located in the Escherichia fergusonii ATCC 35469 genome:
- the sseB gene encoding enhanced serine sensitivity protein SseB, giving the protein MSETKNELEELLEKAATEPAHRPAFFRTLLESTVWVPGMAAQGEAVVEDSALDLQHWEKEDGTSVIPFFTSLEALQQAVDGKQAFVVMPVRTLFEMTLGETLFLNAKLPTGKEFMPREISLLIGEEGNPLSSQEVLEGGESLILSEVAEPPAQMIDSLTTLFKTIKPVKRAFICSIKENEEAQPNLLIGIEADGDIEEIIQAAGSVATDTLPGDEPIDICQVKKGEKGISHFITEHIAPFYERRWGGFLRDFKQNRII; this is encoded by the coding sequence ATGTCCGAAACAAAAAACGAACTTGAAGAGCTGCTGGAAAAAGCAGCAACTGAACCGGCGCACCGCCCGGCCTTTTTCCGTACTCTACTGGAATCCACTGTCTGGGTACCAGGTATGGCAGCGCAGGGCGAGGCTGTGGTTGAAGATAGCGCGCTTGATTTACAGCACTGGGAAAAAGAAGACGGTACCAGCGTCATTCCTTTTTTCACCTCGTTAGAAGCACTTCAACAGGCGGTCGACGGCAAACAGGCATTTGTCGTAATGCCCGTTCGCACATTGTTTGAGATGACCCTTGGCGAAACGCTCTTCCTTAATGCCAAACTGCCAACCGGTAAAGAATTTATGCCGCGTGAAATCAGTTTGCTGATCGGTGAAGAAGGAAATCCGCTGAGCAGTCAGGAAGTACTGGAAGGCGGTGAATCGCTGATATTATCGGAAGTCGCAGAGCCGCCAGCACAAATGATTGATTCACTTACCACCTTATTTAAAACCATTAAGCCGGTGAAGCGTGCTTTTATTTGTTCAATTAAAGAGAACGAAGAGGCACAGCCTAATTTACTTATTGGCATTGAAGCCGATGGCGATATCGAAGAAATTATTCAGGCGGCGGGAAGTGTAGCGACCGATACATTACCTGGTGATGAACCAATAGATATTTGCCAGGTGAAAAAAGGGGAAAAAGGAATTAGCCACTTTATTACCGAACATATTGCGCCATTCTATGAACGTCGCTGGGGGGGATTCCTGCGTGATTTTAAACAGAATCGAATAATTTAA
- the hscA gene encoding Fe-S protein assembly chaperone HscA, which translates to MALLQISEPGLSAAPHQRRLAAGIDLGTTNSLVATVRSGQAETLADHEGRHLLPSVVHYQQQGHSVGYDARANAALDTANTISSVKRLMGRSLADIQQRYPHLPYQFQASENGLPMIETAAGLLNPVRVSADILKALAARATEALAGDLDGVVITVPAYFDDAQRQGTKDAARLAGLHVLRLLNEPTAAAIAYGLDSGQEGVIAVYDLGGGTFDISILRLSRGVFEVLATGGDSALGGDDFDHLLADYIREQAGIPDRSDNRVQRELLDAAIAAKIALSDADSVTVNVAGWQGEISREQFNELIAPLVKRTLLACRRALKDAGVEADEVLEVVMVGGSTRVPLVRERVGEFFGRPPLTSINPDKVVAIGAAIQADILVGNKPDSEMLLLDVIPLSLGLETMGGLVEKVIPRNTTIPVARAQDFTTFKDGQTAMSIHVMQGERELVQDCRSLARFALRGIPALPAGGAHIRVTFQVDADGLLSVTAMEKSTGVEASIQVKPSYGLTDSEIASMIKDSMSYAEQDVKARMLAEQKVEAARVLESLHGALAADAALLSAAERQVIDDAAAHLSEVAQGDDVDAIEQAIKNVDKQTQDFAARRMDQSVRRALKGHSVDEV; encoded by the coding sequence ATGGCCTTATTACAAATTAGTGAACCTGGTTTGAGTGCTGCGCCGCATCAGCGTCGTCTGGCGGCCGGTATTGACCTGGGCACAACCAACTCGCTGGTGGCGACAGTACGCAGCGGTCAGGCCGAAACGTTAGCCGACCATGAAGGCCGTCACCTGCTGCCCTCTGTTGTTCACTATCAACAGCAGGGGCATTCGGTGGGTTATGACGCGCGCGCTAACGCAGCGCTTGACACCGCCAACACCATTAGTTCTGTTAAACGCCTGATGGGGCGCTCGCTGGCTGATATCCAGCAACGCTACCCGCATTTGCCTTATCAATTCCAGGCCAGCGAAAACGGCTTGCCGATGATTGAAACAGCAGCGGGATTGCTGAATCCGGTGCGCGTTTCTGCGGACATCCTCAAAGCACTGGCGGCGCGGGCAACTGAAGCCCTGGCTGGCGACTTGGATGGTGTCGTTATCACCGTTCCGGCGTACTTTGACGATGCCCAGCGTCAGGGCACCAAAGACGCGGCGCGTCTGGCTGGGCTGCATGTTCTGCGCTTGCTTAACGAACCGACCGCTGCGGCTATCGCCTACGGGCTGGATTCCGGTCAGGAAGGCGTGATCGCTGTTTATGACCTCGGTGGCGGGACGTTTGATATTTCCATTCTTCGCTTAAGTCGCGGCGTGTTCGAAGTGCTGGCGACCGGCGGTGATTCTGCGCTCGGCGGCGATGACTTTGACCATCTGTTAGCAGATTACATTCGCGAACAGGCGGGCATTCCTGACCGTAGCGATAACCGCGTTCAGCGTGAACTGCTGGATGCCGCCATTGCGGCCAAAATCGCGCTGAGCGATGCGGACTCTGTGACCGTGAATGTTGCGGGCTGGCAGGGTGAAATCAGCCGTGAACAATTCAATGAATTGATCGCGCCATTGGTAAAACGAACCTTACTGGCTTGTCGTCGTGCGCTGAAAGACGCGGGCGTAGAAGCTGATGAAGTGCTGGAAGTGGTTATGGTTGGTGGTTCTACCCGCGTGCCGCTGGTGCGTGAACGAGTGGGCGAATTTTTCGGTCGTCCACCGCTGACTTCCATCAACCCGGATAAAGTCGTCGCTATTGGCGCGGCGATTCAGGCGGATATTCTGGTGGGTAACAAGCCGGACAGCGAAATGCTGTTGCTTGATGTGATCCCGCTGTCGCTGGGCCTCGAAACCATGGGTGGCCTGGTGGAGAAAGTGATCCCGCGTAACACCACAATTCCGGTGGCCCGCGCCCAGGATTTCACCACCTTTAAAGATGGTCAGACGGCGATGTCTATCCATGTAATGCAGGGTGAGCGTGAGCTGGTGCAGGACTGCCGCTCGCTGGCACGTTTTGCGCTGCGTGGTATTCCGGCGCTACCGGCTGGCGGCGCGCATATTCGCGTAACGTTTCAGGTCGATGCTGATGGTCTTTTGAGCGTGACGGCGATGGAGAAATCCACCGGCGTTGAGGCGTCTATTCAGGTTAAACCGTCTTATGGTCTGACCGACAGTGAAATCGCTTCGATGATCAAAGACTCAATGAGCTATGCCGAGCAGGACGTAAAAGCCCGTATGCTGGCTGAACAAAAAGTAGAAGCGGCGCGTGTGCTGGAAAGTTTGCACGGCGCGCTGGCTGCTGATGCCGCGCTGTTAAGCGCCGCAGAGCGTCAGGTCATTGACGATGCTGCCGCTCACCTGAGTGAAGTGGCGCAGGGCGATGATGTTGACGCCATCGAACAAGCGATTAAAAACGTAGACAAACAAACCCAGGATTTCGCCGCTCGCCGCATGGACCAGTCGGTTCGTCGTGCGCTGAAGGGCCATTCCGTGGACGAGGTTTAA
- the suhB gene encoding inositol-1-monophosphatase, translating to MHPMLNIAVRAARKAGNLIAKNYETPDAVEASQKGSNDFVTNVDKAAEAVIIDTIRKSYPQHTIITEESGELEGTDQDVQWVIDPLDGTTNFIKRLPHFAVSIAVRIKGRTEVAVVYDPMRNELFTATRGQGAQLNGYRLRGSTARDLDGTILATGFPFKAKQYATTYINIVGKLFNECADFRRTGSAALDLAYVAAGRVDGFFEIGLRPWDFAAGELLVREAGGIVSDFTGGHNYMLTGNIVAGNPRVVKAMLANMRDELSDALKR from the coding sequence ATGCATCCGATGCTGAACATCGCCGTGCGCGCAGCGCGCAAGGCGGGTAATTTAATTGCCAAAAACTATGAAACCCCGGACGCTGTAGAAGCGAGCCAGAAAGGCAGTAACGATTTCGTGACCAACGTAGATAAAGCTGCCGAAGCGGTGATTATCGACACGATTCGTAAATCTTACCCACAGCACACCATCATTACCGAAGAAAGCGGTGAACTTGAAGGTACCGATCAGGATGTTCAATGGGTTATCGATCCACTGGATGGCACTACCAACTTTATCAAACGCCTGCCGCACTTCGCGGTATCTATCGCCGTTCGTATCAAAGGCCGCACCGAAGTTGCTGTGGTTTATGATCCTATGCGTAACGAACTGTTCACCGCCACTCGCGGTCAGGGCGCACAGCTGAACGGCTACCGTCTGCGCGGCAGCACCGCTCGCGATCTCGACGGTACTATTCTTGCGACCGGCTTCCCGTTCAAAGCAAAACAGTACGCCACCACTTACATCAACATCGTCGGCAAACTGTTCAACGAATGTGCAGACTTCCGTCGTACTGGTTCTGCGGCGCTGGATCTGGCTTACGTTGCCGCAGGTCGTGTTGACGGTTTCTTTGAAATCGGTCTGCGTCCGTGGGATTTCGCCGCAGGCGAGCTACTGGTTCGTGAAGCGGGCGGCATCGTCAGCGACTTCACCGGTGGTCATAACTACATGCTGACCGGTAACATCGTTGCCGGTAACCCGCGCGTTGTTAAAGCCATGCTGGCGAACATGCGTGACGAGTTAAGCGACGCCCTGAAGCGTTAA
- the fdx gene encoding ISC system 2Fe-2S type ferredoxin: MPKIVILPHQDLCPDGAVLEANSGETILDVALRNGIEIEHACEKSCACTTCHCIVREGFDSLPESSEQEDDMLDKAWGLEPESRLSCQARVTDEDLVVEIPRYTINHAREH; the protein is encoded by the coding sequence ATGCCAAAGATTGTTATTTTGCCTCATCAGGATCTCTGTCCTGATGGCGCTGTTCTGGAAGCGAATAGCGGTGAAACCATTCTCGACGTTGCGCTGCGTAACGGCATCGAGATTGAACACGCCTGTGAAAAATCCTGTGCTTGCACCACCTGCCACTGCATCGTTCGTGAAGGTTTTGATTCGCTGCCGGAAAGCTCAGAGCAGGAAGACGATATGCTGGACAAAGCCTGGGGGCTGGAGCCGGAAAGCCGTTTAAGCTGCCAGGCGCGCGTTACCGACGAAGATTTAGTGGTCGAAATTCCGCGTTACACTATCAACCATGCGCGTGAGCATTAA
- the iscS gene encoding cysteine desulfurase, which produces MKLPIYLDYSATTPVDPRVAEKIMQFMTMDGTFGNPASRSHRFGWQAEEAVDIARNQIADLVGADPREIVFTSGATESDNLAIKGAANFYQKKGKHIITSKTEHKAVLDTCRQLEREGFEVTYLAPQRNGIIDLKELEAAMRDDTILVSIMHVNNEIGVVQDIAAIGEMCRARGIIYHVDATQSVGKLPIDLSQLKVDLMSFSGHKIYGPKGIGALYVRRKPRVRIEAQMHGGGHERGMRSGTLPVHQIVGMGEAYRIAKEEMATEMERLRGLRNRLWNGIKDIEEVYLNGDLEHGAPNILNVSFNYVEGESLIMALKDLAVSSGSACTSASLEPSYVLRALGLNDELAHSSIRFSLGRFTTEEEIDYTIELVRKSIGRLRDLSPLWEMYKQGVDLNSIEWAHH; this is translated from the coding sequence ATGAAATTACCGATTTATCTCGACTACTCCGCAACCACGCCGGTGGACCCGCGTGTTGCCGAGAAAATAATGCAGTTTATGACGATGGACGGAACCTTTGGTAACCCGGCCTCCCGTTCTCACCGTTTCGGCTGGCAGGCTGAAGAAGCGGTAGATATCGCTCGTAATCAGATTGCCGATCTGGTTGGCGCTGATCCGCGAGAAATCGTCTTTACCTCTGGTGCTACCGAATCTGACAACCTGGCGATCAAAGGTGCTGCTAACTTTTATCAGAAAAAAGGCAAGCACATCATCACCAGCAAAACCGAACACAAAGCGGTACTGGATACCTGCCGTCAGCTGGAGCGTGAAGGTTTTGAAGTCACCTACCTGGCACCGCAGCGTAACGGTATTATCGACCTGAAAGAACTCGAAGCAGCGATGCGTGACGACACCATCCTTGTTTCCATCATGCACGTAAATAACGAAATTGGCGTGGTGCAGGATATCGCGGCTATCGGCGAAATGTGCCGTGCTCGTGGCATTATCTATCACGTTGATGCAACCCAGAGCGTGGGCAAACTGCCTATCGACCTGAGCCAGTTGAAAGTTGACCTGATGTCTTTCTCCGGTCACAAAATCTACGGCCCGAAAGGTATCGGTGCGCTGTATGTGCGTCGTAAACCGCGCGTACGTATCGAAGCACAAATGCACGGCGGCGGTCACGAGCGCGGTATGCGTTCCGGTACTCTGCCTGTTCACCAGATCGTCGGTATGGGCGAAGCCTATCGCATCGCAAAAGAAGAGATGGCGACCGAGATGGAACGTCTGCGCGGCCTGCGTAACCGTCTGTGGAACGGCATCAAAGATATCGAAGAAGTTTACCTGAACGGTGACCTGGAACACGGTGCGCCGAACATTCTCAACGTCAGCTTTAACTACGTTGAAGGTGAGTCGCTGATTATGGCGCTGAAAGACCTTGCGGTTTCTTCCGGTTCTGCCTGTACGTCAGCAAGCCTCGAACCGTCCTACGTGCTGCGCGCGCTGGGGCTGAACGACGAGCTGGCACATAGCTCTATCCGTTTCTCTTTAGGTCGTTTTACTACTGAAGAAGAGATCGACTACACCATCGAGTTAGTTCGTAAATCCATCGGTCGTCTGCGTGACCTTTCTCCGCTGTGGGAAATGTACAAGCAGGGCGTGGATCTGAACAGCATCGAATGGGCACATCATTAA
- the hscB gene encoding co-chaperone HscB, whose protein sequence is MDYFTLFGLPARYQLDTQALSLRFQDLQRQYHPDKFASGSQAEQLAAVQQSATINQAWQTLRHPLMRAEYLLSLHGFDLASEQHTVRDTAFLMEQLELREELDEIEQAKDEARLESFIKRVKKMFDTRHQLMVEQLDNETWDAAADTVRKLRFLDKLRSSAEQLEEKLLDF, encoded by the coding sequence ATGGATTACTTCACCCTCTTTGGCTTGCCTGCCCGTTATCAACTCGATACCCAGGCACTGAGCCTGCGTTTTCAGGATCTACAACGTCAGTATCATCCTGATAAATTCGCCAGCGGAAGCCAGGCGGAACAACTCGCCGCCGTACAGCAATCTGCAACCATTAACCAGGCCTGGCAAACGCTGCGTCATCCGTTAATGCGCGCGGAATATTTACTTTCTTTGCACGGTTTTGATCTCGCCAGCGAGCAGCATACTGTGCGCGACACCGCGTTCCTGATGGAACAGCTGGAGCTGCGCGAAGAACTGGACGAGATCGAACAGGCGAAAGATGAAGCACGGCTGGAAAGCTTTATCAAACGTGTGAAAAAGATGTTTGATACCCGCCATCAGTTGATGGTTGAACAGTTAGACAACGAGACGTGGGACGCGGCGGCGGATACCGTGCGTAAGCTGCGTTTTCTCGATAAACTGCGAAGTAGTGCCGAACAACTCGAAGAAAAACTGCTCGATTTTTAA
- the timP gene encoding small toxic inner membrane protein TimP, with translation MKIRYFCIVLIVSGALFSEVNNNRSPSGNNLLMVNNLQNSK, from the coding sequence ATGAAGATACGGTACTTCTGTATCGTACTTATTGTTTCTGGTGCGCTGTTTTCCGAAGTAAATAATAACCGGAGTCCCTCCGGCAACAATTTACTGATGGTTAACAACCTTCAGAACAGCAAGTAA
- the iscX gene encoding Fe-S cluster assembly protein IscX, protein MGLKWTDSREIGEALYDAYPDLDPKTVRFTDMHQWICDLEDFDDDPQASNEKILEAILLVWLDEAE, encoded by the coding sequence ATGGGACTTAAGTGGACCGATAGCCGCGAAATTGGCGAAGCACTGTACGATGCATATCCCGATCTTGATCCGAAAACGGTTCGATTCACCGATATGCATCAGTGGATTTGCGATCTGGAAGATTTCGACGACGACCCGCAGGCGTCCAACGAGAAAATCCTCGAAGCGATTTTATTAGTCTGGCTGGACGAAGCCGAGTGA
- a CDS encoding alpha/beta hydrolase encodes MIVAVNKRVLKIVFILFVILFCVYLIPRIAINFFYYPDDKIYGPDPWSAESVEFTAKDGTRLHGWFIPSATGPAENAIATVIHAHGNAGNMSAHWPLVSWLPERNFNVFMFDYRGFGKSKGRPSQAGLLDDTQSAINVVRHRSDVNPQRLVLFGQSIGGANMVSALGNGDREGIRAVILDSTFASYSSIANQMIPGSGFFMDDSYNAERFIAEVSPIPVLIIHGKADRVIPWEQSERLYDLTREPKQKIILPDGEHIDAFSERHGGVYRDQMVNFILNALNTR; translated from the coding sequence ATGATTGTTGCGGTTAATAAGCGCGTTCTAAAAATTGTCTTTATTTTGTTCGTCATTCTGTTCTGCGTTTATTTAATACCGCGTATCGCTATCAATTTTTTCTATTACCCGGACGATAAAATTTATGGCCCCGATCCCTGGTCTGCCGAATCAGTAGAATTCACTGCCAAAGACGGCACACGCCTGCACGGCTGGTTTATTCCTTCTGCGACTGGCCCCGCCGAAAACGCCATTGCGACTGTCATTCACGCTCACGGCAATGCAGGCAATATGTCCGCACACTGGCCATTGGTCAGTTGGTTACCGGAACGGAATTTCAATGTCTTTATGTTTGATTATCGTGGATTCGGTAAATCAAAGGGAAGACCTTCTCAGGCAGGGTTATTAGATGATACGCAAAGTGCGATTAATGTTGTGCGCCACCGCAGTGATGTTAACCCGCAACGTCTGGTCTTGTTTGGCCAAAGTATTGGTGGCGCGAATATGGTTAGTGCTCTTGGGAATGGTGATCGCGAAGGTATTCGCGCGGTAATTCTCGACTCAACCTTTGCTTCTTATTCCTCAATCGCTAACCAGATGATCCCCGGTAGCGGTTTCTTTATGGACGACAGTTATAATGCGGAACGCTTCATCGCTGAAGTCAGCCCCATTCCTGTACTGATCATTCATGGTAAAGCTGATCGCGTCATTCCCTGGGAGCAAAGTGAAAGGCTTTATGATCTCACCCGCGAACCGAAACAAAAAATTATCCTTCCTGATGGTGAACATATCGACGCCTTTTCAGAACGCCATGGCGGGGTATATCGCGACCAGATGGTGAATTTTATCCTCAATGCATTAAACACCCGATGA
- the trmJ gene encoding tRNA (cytosine(32)/uridine(32)-2'-O)-methyltransferase TrmJ: MLQNIRIVLVETSHTGNMGSVARAMKTMGLTNLWLVNPLVKPDSQAIALAAGASDVIGNAHIVDTLDEALAGCSLVVGTSARSRTLPWPMLDPRECGLKSVAEAANTPVALVFGRERVGLTNEELQKCHYHVAITANPEYSSLNLAMAVQVIAYEVRMAWLATQENSEQVEHDETPYPLVDDLERFYGHLEQTLLATGFIRENHPGQVMNKLRRLFTRARPESQELNILRGILASIEQQNKGNKAE, encoded by the coding sequence ATGCTGCAAAATATTCGAATTGTGCTGGTGGAGACGTCACACACCGGCAATATGGGTTCTGTTGCCCGTGCCATGAAAACAATGGGCTTAACCAATCTGTGGCTGGTTAATCCACTAGTGAAACCTGACTCCCAGGCGATTGCTCTGGCAGCAGGGGCCAGCGATGTGATTGGTAATGCTCACATTGTCGATACACTCGACGAAGCGTTAGCCGGTTGTAGCTTGGTGGTTGGCACCAGTGCACGCTCGCGCACGCTGCCGTGGCCGATGCTCGACCCGCGCGAATGCGGTTTGAAAAGCGTCGCTGAAGCGGCAAATACGCCGGTGGCACTGGTTTTTGGTCGTGAGCGTGTCGGCTTGACCAATGAAGAGTTGCAAAAGTGCCATTATCATGTCGCCATTACCGCTAACCCGGAATACAGTTCGCTTAACCTGGCGATGGCTGTTCAGGTTATTGCCTATGAAGTGCGCATGGCCTGGCTGGCGACTCAGGAGAACAGCGAGCAGGTTGAACATGACGAGACGCCGTATCCGCTGGTCGATGATCTGGAACGTTTTTACGGTCATCTTGAACAAACGCTGCTGGCAACCGGCTTTATCCGTGAAAACCATCCGGGGCAGGTGATGAATAAGCTGCGTCGTCTGTTTACCCGTGCGCGCCCGGAAAGCCAGGAGTTGAATATCCTGCGCGGGATTCTGGCTTCTATTGAGCAGCAGAATAAAGGTAACAAGGCCGAATAA
- the iscA gene encoding iron-sulfur cluster assembly protein IscA, protein MSITLSDSAAARVNTFLANRGKGFGLRLGVRTSGCSGMAYVLEFVDEPTPEDIVFEDKGVKVVVDGKSLQFLDGTQLDFVKEGLNEGFKFTNPNVKDECGCGESFHV, encoded by the coding sequence ATGTCGATTACACTGAGCGACAGTGCAGCAGCGCGAGTAAATACCTTTCTGGCTAACCGCGGCAAAGGGTTTGGCCTGCGTCTGGGCGTGAGAACCTCCGGATGTTCAGGTATGGCTTATGTACTGGAATTTGTTGACGAACCGACGCCGGAAGACATCGTGTTTGAAGACAAAGGCGTGAAAGTCGTGGTCGATGGCAAAAGCCTGCAATTTCTGGACGGTACGCAACTGGATTTCGTAAAAGAAGGCCTGAACGAAGGGTTTAAATTTACCAACCCGAACGTCAAAGATGAGTGTGGTTGCGGCGAAAGCTTCCACGTTTGA
- the iscR gene encoding Fe-S cluster assembly transcriptional regulator IscR, with amino-acid sequence MRLTSKGRYAVTAMLDVALNSEAGPVPLADISERQGISLSYLEQLFSRLRKNGLVSSVRGPGGGYLLGKDASSIAVGEVISAVDESVDATRCQGKGGCQGGDKCLTHALWRDLSDRLTGFLNNITLGELVNNQEVLDVSGRQHTHDAPRTRTQDAIDVKLRA; translated from the coding sequence ATGAGACTGACATCTAAAGGGCGCTATGCCGTGACCGCAATGCTTGACGTTGCGCTCAACTCTGAAGCGGGCCCGGTACCGTTGGCTGATATTTCCGAACGTCAGGGAATTTCCCTTTCTTATCTGGAACAACTGTTTTCCCGTCTGCGTAAAAATGGTCTGGTTTCCAGCGTACGCGGACCAGGCGGTGGTTATCTGTTAGGCAAAGATGCCAGCAGCATCGCCGTTGGCGAAGTGATTAGCGCCGTTGACGAATCTGTAGATGCCACCCGTTGTCAGGGTAAAGGCGGCTGCCAGGGTGGCGATAAATGCCTGACCCACGCGCTGTGGCGTGATTTGAGCGACCGTCTCACCGGTTTTCTCAACAACATTACTTTAGGCGAACTGGTTAATAACCAGGAAGTGCTGGATGTATCTGGTCGTCAGCATACTCACGACGCGCCACGCACCCGCACACAAGACGCGATCGACGTTAAGTTACGCGCTTAA
- the iscU gene encoding Fe-S cluster assembly scaffold IscU, with protein sequence MAYSEKVIDHYENPRNVGSFDNNDENVGSGMVGAPACGDVMKLQIKVNDEGIIEDARFKTYGCGSAIASSSLVTEWVKGKSLDEAQAIKNTDIAEELELPPVKIHCSILAEDAIKAAIADYKSKREAK encoded by the coding sequence ATGGCTTACAGCGAAAAAGTTATCGATCATTACGAGAATCCGCGTAACGTGGGTTCCTTCGACAACAACGACGAGAACGTGGGCAGCGGCATGGTGGGTGCACCGGCCTGTGGCGACGTGATGAAGTTGCAGATTAAAGTCAACGATGAAGGTATCATTGAAGACGCGCGTTTTAAAACTTACGGCTGCGGTTCCGCTATCGCTTCCAGCTCCCTGGTCACCGAATGGGTGAAAGGGAAGTCTCTCGACGAAGCACAGGCGATCAAAAACACCGATATTGCTGAAGAACTTGAACTGCCGCCGGTGAAAATTCACTGTTCTATTCTGGCAGAAGACGCGATCAAAGCCGCCATTGCGGACTATAAAAGCAAACGTGAAGCAAAATAA
- the pepB gene encoding aminopeptidase PepB, which yields MTEAMKITLSTQPADARWGEKATYSINNDGITLHLNGADDLGLIQRAARKIDGLGIKHVQLSGEGWDADRCWAFWQGYKAPKGTRKVEWPDLDDAQRQELDNRLMIIDWVRDTINAPAEELGPSQLAQRAVDLISNVAGDRVTYRITKGEDLRDQGYMGLHTVGRGSERSPVLLALDYNPTGDKEAPVYACLVGKGITFDSGGYSIKQTAFMDSMKSDMGGAATVTGALAFAITRGLNKRVKLFLCCADNLISGNAFKLGDIITYRNGKKVEVMNTDAEGRLVLADGLIDASAQKPELIIDAATLTGAAKTALGNDYHALFSFDDALAGRLLESAAQENEPFWRLPLAEFHRSQLPSNFAELNNTGSAAYPAGASTAAGFLSHFVENYKQGWLHIDCSATYRKAPVEQWSAGATGLGVRTIANLLTA from the coding sequence ATGACAGAAGCGATGAAGATTACCCTCTCGACCCAACCTGCCGACGCGCGCTGGGGAGAAAAAGCGACTTACAGCATTAATAATGATGGTATTACCCTGCATTTGAACGGGGCAGACGATCTGGGGCTGATCCAGCGTGCGGCGCGCAAGATTGACGGTCTGGGCATCAAGCATGTTCAGCTAAGCGGTGAAGGCTGGGATGCGGATCGTTGCTGGGCATTCTGGCAAGGTTACAAAGCCCCGAAAGGCACGCGTAAAGTGGAGTGGCCGGATCTGGACGATGCCCAGCGTCAGGAACTGGATAACCGCCTGATGATCATCGACTGGGTGCGTGACACCATCAACGCACCAGCAGAAGAACTGGGGCCATCGCAACTGGCACAGCGTGCTGTTGATCTGATCAGCAACGTCGCAGGCGATCGTGTGACTTACCGGATCACCAAAGGTGAAGATCTTCGTGATCAAGGTTATATGGGGCTGCACACTGTCGGGCGTGGTTCAGAACGTTCCCCGGTATTGCTGGCGCTGGATTACAACCCAACTGGCGATAAAGAAGCGCCGGTGTACGCGTGCCTGGTAGGTAAAGGCATCACCTTTGATTCCGGCGGCTACAGCATCAAACAGACCGCGTTTATGGACTCAATGAAGTCTGACATGGGCGGTGCGGCAACGGTTACCGGGGCGCTGGCATTTGCCATTACGCGCGGTCTGAACAAGCGTGTGAAGCTGTTCCTCTGCTGTGCGGATAACCTGATTAGCGGCAACGCGTTCAAACTGGGGGATATCATTACCTATCGCAACGGTAAAAAAGTCGAAGTCATGAACACCGATGCGGAAGGGCGTCTGGTTCTGGCAGATGGCCTGATTGACGCCAGTGCGCAGAAACCGGAACTGATTATCGATGCCGCGACACTCACCGGTGCGGCGAAAACCGCGCTGGGTAATGATTATCACGCGCTGTTCAGTTTTGACGATGCGTTGGCCGGTCGCCTACTGGAGAGTGCCGCCCAGGAGAACGAACCGTTCTGGCGTCTGCCGCTGGCGGAGTTCCACCGTAGCCAGCTGCCATCTAACTTTGCGGAACTGAACAACACCGGAAGCGCGGCGTATCCGGCAGGTGCAAGTACGGCGGCGGGCTTCCTGTCGCACTTTGTTGAGAACTATAAACAAGGTTGGCTGCATATCGATTGTTCGGCGACTTACCGTAAAGCACCAGTTGAACAGTGGTCTGCGGGTGCGACCGGGCTGGGTGTGCGCACGATTGCTAATCTGTTAACGGCGTAA